In the Pongo abelii isolate AG06213 chromosome 2, NHGRI_mPonAbe1-v2.0_pri, whole genome shotgun sequence genome, TTCCAACAGCATGTCTGGTATCCCTCCATTAACTCATCAGTGTAGCTGATGAGTAAGGCATTATAGCTCAGGTTGAAGGACCCTGTGGGGCCAGTTAGCCATGAAAAGGCCATTCCTTCCCTTGGAGTGTAAGAGAGCCAAAAAACACAATCAGGAAGCTTTCTTCTTTGATTGTTACAAGCTCCAACTTAATTACTGCATGTGTAtgcatcttctttctttctttctttcttttttttttttttttgagacagtctcactgtgtcgtccaggctggagtgcagtggcgcgatctcggcttactgcaacctctgcctcccgggttcaagggattctcctgcctcaacttcccaagtagctggaattagaggcgtgcaccaccatgcctggctaatttttgtatttttagtacagatagagtttgccatgttggccaggctggtcttgaactcctgacctcaagtgatccacccgcctcggcctcccaaaatgctgggattacaggcgtgagccaccgcgcctggccttatgcATGCATTTTCATGCTTCTGTAATTTTGCTACCCTCTGTACCCATAAAGCCCTTCagtcttttcctatttggataaaTTCTGTTCATCTTTCAAAGGTCACCACCTCCATGAAGCCTTTTCTGATTTTCCTAGTCACAATGAATGCTTTCTTCCTCCAGCTTCTCATAGTGCTCTGAGTCTTTCTCATAGCGTTTAGCCCACTCTGTCTTCTTGTCCACATGCATATCTTGCTCATTAATTCTAGTTATTGAGTGCCTATTTGTACCATATTGGGGATACAGGGTACTTGCAGAGAACCCACAGTCCAGTGGAAGCCCAGAGTTGGGTAGAGTTTACAACCTTCATTGGACTAGGAGGCAGGAATCCCGTCTGCTCCTAGCTCAGGGCCTGGCACCAAAAGGTAGTCAGAAAAGTAACTTAAATGGAAACTCAGCATCAACGACTCTGAGAAAATTGAGTTAGAGTTCAAAGGAAGGTTAAAAGTTGACAAAGGTAGAGGGTGGGCGGGGCtcagttttattttgttggaATATCCCAAGGGAATTTCCAGGCGTGGTTGCAGTGACTCTGGCATGAAGACCTGGCGTGGAAGCCAGACATCAAAGATCCCAGTGGACGGGGATGGTGGGAAGGGATCACTGTCCTCCTCCAGGACCAGGCTGGGAGTTTGATGCAGGATCATTCGGACATTTATCCCACTCCAGCTACACGTCTTTTTGCTTTGACTGACCATACCATAGAGGCAAGCAGGCTGTTTCAAGGGTCCACAAATGAGTTACTGGCTAAGGGTCAAGCCGGTCAGAGGACAACTACACTGTCCAGTTGGCACATGAGAAAAGCAATACTGATGCAATTATCACTCCCATTGGAGGGTGGCCAGGCATTATTTGTCACTCAAATAAAAAACGTCATTTGAATTTTTACTAGGAATTCTCATCCAAAATCTGTCAATGATAGAATGAAACCGCATGACTGGCTTGCCAAAGTAAACTAAGTCCTAACTACACACAAGCATTGGAAATTGTGTGTATCTCAGAAAATTGCTCTACCCTGAGGCCTGACAGCAGGAGGGGGTCTTGCTGGGGTTCGGACGGGGAAGCGCCTTATTCATTGACGGTATTCTACAGTAGTCACCCCAATCATGTTACCACTCACCTCACTTTACACTGTCTGCTGCTTACCTGTGAATACGAGCTCAAGATAGTGAGAGATAAGCCTTGGTGTTTTCTgtgcatttctcttttctttaatggaatacaattctgaaaataatattaaacagcACCCAGTCATTCTCAGAAAGCCGTCACACAAGGAAGAAACCACCATTTTCCCAAACTTTTTGCACAGGAAATTATAATCTGTAATCTCATCTTCTGCCACCTCCCTCAGAAGTTTCGATCAAGACATACATGTATTCAGTGAGTTGCAATTCAGCCTGGGGGATGGAGTGTCAGGATTCAAGTCTTTTTGCTGCGGGGTAACCCCAGGCCCCAGTGATTTCCATAGACAAAAGAGATGCTGGTGAATTTGGGACGTAATTGGCGGACTGGACCGGTCTCCCCGCTCCCTCGACCAATGGCTGTCACCCGGTCCCTTTAAGAAACCAGGAATCCGCCCGGAGTCGGAACCCAAAACAGATCCTCTTCTCTGCTCCTCCCCTGTCCCCGCGCGGCGAATGGTTCGCGCCGGCCTATATTTACCCGAGATCTTCCTCCCGGACGGCAAGGATGTGAGGCAGGCGAGCTGGTCACCGCTCGCAGCACCGGAGAGGGCGCGCTGCAAAGGCGGGCAGCAGACCGTGGAGAGCCCGGGAGCGGAGCTGGACACCGCCTCGGAAGGAAGAAATGAGGTAGCGGCGGTCCCCGGACCCGGCCATGCCCGTCCCCTGCCCTCGGAGCCCAGCGCCGTCTCCGCCAAGCCAGCCCGGACACTGAGCGGGCGGAGCGCGAGTCCCCGGCGTCCGGCAGAGCGAAGATGCAGTGAGGCCCCGCGGGACTGCTGCGCGGGGCCCGCCGCGGCCAGCCGGACCCAGCATCCGACCGCACTTTGGGCGAGCTGCTGACTCTGAGACCAGCCCAGCCGAGGGGCTTTCCGTCTCCAGCAGCCCTCGGAGGTGGGGAGCACCGGCCCCTGGGCACACTCGCTGTAGAGTTTCCGCGGGTTTTGGCCCCAGTCCTGAGGGTTGTGTGTGTTAGGTGACCCTCTTCACGTTCGCCGAGGAGTTCCTGCATATTCTCGCACCATCCCGGGTGCTGTTGCTGGGGctctctttatttatttgcaCGCGCGCTTCTAGCTTTTTTCCTGACATTTTCCACTCCACGCTCGTTCTCTTTCCCTTGCATTTTGTTGCTTGCCTGAGACTCTTTGCCCTCgcccttgcccaggctggggtaatTCTGTGTGCGCGCGTGTCTCCCCCGCACCAACCTTTTTTGCACACTCGAagctgaatattttcttttttagaaaatttacCCCCACCCCCTGCGGGGTTCCTAAGcactctgtctccttccctccccccaaCTCCCTACCACTGGGCCGCTCCCAGTAGTTTGATTTTTCGATCTTGCCCGGGCCGAGCCTGGCAGGGGCCGGTGGCTCAGCGGGCCTCGCACCCGGcgctccgccgccgccgcccagCTGCGCCGGGGCGCTCTCCGGAGATGCTGCCGTGGAAGAAGCACAAGTTCGAGCTGCTGGCCGAGGCGCCGCCGCGGCAGGCGTCCAAGCCCAAGGGCTACGCTGTGAGCCTGCACTACTCCGCGCTCAGCTCGCTGGCGCGGGCGTGCCCCGAAGGCGCGCTTAGCCGGGTGGGCAACATGTTTCGCTCCAAGCGCAAGAAGCTGCACATCACTAGCGAGGACCCAACTTACACCGTGCTCTACCTGGGCAATGCCACCACCATCCAGGCGCGCGGCGACGGCTGCACCGACCTTGCTGTGGGCAAGATCTGGAGCAAGAGCGAGGCGGGCCGTCAGGGCACCAAGATGAAGCTGACGGTGAGTGCGCAGGGTATCCGCATGGTGCACGCCGAGGAGCGCGCGCTGCGCCGCCCGGGCCACCTCTACCTGCTGCACCGCGTCACCTACTGCGTGGCGGATGCGCGGCTGCCCAAGGTCTTCGCCTGGGTGTACCGGCACGAGCTGAAGCACAAGGCCGTGATGCTGCGCTGCCACGCCGTGCTGGTGTCCAAGCCCGAAAAGGCGCAGGCCATGGCCCTGCTACTCTACCAGACGTCGGCCAACGCGCTGGCGGAATTTAAACGCCTCAAGCGGCGGGACGACGCGCGTCACCAGCAGCAGGAGCTGGTGGGCGCACACACCATCCCGCTAGTGCCGTTGCGCAAGCTGCTCCTGCACGGACCCTGCTGCTATAAACCGCCGGTGGAGCGCAGCCGCAGCGCGCCCAAGCTTGGCTCCATCACCGAGGACCTGCTCGGCGAACAGCAGGAGCAGGAgctgcaggaggaagaggaagaggaagaggagccaCCCGAGGTCTGCccggaggaggaggagaaccgTGCGGCAGAGGGAGATCCAGCAGAGGAGGAGGCCGAGGCGCAGCGTGCGCTAGTGGTCGCCATGCACTTTGAGTGCGGGGACTTGTTGGATACCCTGGAGAATGGCCGTGGGGAGGCGCTAGGAGGCTGCGGGGGCTCCCTGGGCCCGGGGGCCGGGCCGCCGCCTCTGCTGCTGGGCAGCGCCTCCGACATGAAGGCTGAGCTGTCGCAACTTATCAGCGACCTGGGCGAGCTCAGCTTCGGCAACGACGTGCGCACCCTGCAGGCCGACTTGCGGGTGACGCGCCTGCTGTCGGGTGACAGCACGGGCAGCGAGAGCTCCATCGAGGGCGGGGGCCCTGACGCCACCTCCGCCACCGCCGGGGACTCGTCCGGCCAGGCCGACGGCGCCAGTGCAGACGAGCCCCACTCGGGCTGAGCTCCTCCGCGCGTCGCCGGCGCTCCACCGTGGCTACCCATCCGTGGTCCCGACAACCTCCCTGTCCCTTGCCCGCCCCCAGGAAAGGAGAAATGGGACATTTGGGGCCCAGACCTACACTTGGAGCCCAGGCCCAGCGTTCCCCTGACCGCTTCCCCCTACCTCCCGGCCCCCGCTCCCGCCCCAGCACTTTTGGCTCTGTTTCGCGTGGGGATGCGCGGAGATGTGAGAGGGGAAAACCCCgccaggagggagagagaggtacCCCTCTGGGGTGCGGGTGAGGGAAGGCTGGCTGAAGTTCCTAGTCTCAGGCCGTAGGTGCCTGGCCAGTTTCCTGTTTGTGGGGCAGCTGGGGCCTGAGGAGGAGGGGTTGACTTCTTCCTCCCACCCCCTGGGAGCGGCCCTGCGCTGTCACTgacatctcattaaaaaaaaaaaaaaatttgctctcAAGGTGTTTGAGGCTTTAATGCAACCCTTTAGCCCTTGGTTCTTTTTGGTGCAAGAACTCTGGCTGTTTACCTCAGACTCAGACCCCTGAAATGTTGCCAAATTCCTCAAATAACTGTTTGGAGGGTGGGGGAGATGAAAGAGAGTTGCATTTTGTTTACAGTTAAAGACATCCAATATCTTAAAAAGGAGTTTTCctttagaaacacacacacacccttcctcTTGCTCAAAAGATCTCACTCCATGATACtgtgtaaaatatttttgcacTGTTGTGAagtatttttgacttttttctgTACATAACTGTGTTCTCAGAGCTAAATGTTtatatcttttgctgtgcaaaagaaACATGTAAAATGTTGTTCAGTTGTATATACAGAAATGtgtataaaacattttgttattttttaaaagtagcacTGTTCTGGTTCTGTTTGCACGCCAGTGGGGagagaataaagaggaaaatttAACAGAACAGGTGAGCGTCTGGAACTGCTGCGTTGGGGTGGGAGAGGCTGTGTCCAACCCTGGGATGGTGTCATAGGACAGTCTTTGGCCTTTCCTGTGCTTGGAGAGAATTAAGGAAGGAAGGTCCACTTTACGTGCCATCTGGGGCCTTCCTGGACCTCCACAACTCCGGGTGCCGTGTCTGGGACCAGCCTTTTCTTGTATTATCCTGTATTTTTCACTAAGTTGTGTGAGTGTGGTCTTTTTCTGGTCTTTTGGAGAGGCCAGAGTGAGTTCCATATCGCACTCCCAGACCTGTGAGGTTATTTATGGAGGAGTGACTTCCATGTCTGCTGAGATTTTACTACCTCCTGTGGGCCACGCTAATAATCAAGCGTAAGGAGACTACCTTATCTTTTCCTTTCCAAACAGCTCAGGGAGCTTTAAAGATGAACTAGAAACCCAAAGAGGAGTTCTCTGAGGAGTGGGGCCATCTCTGTTTTTCCTGGGAGGGAAaccaaggagagagaaaagttgACAAGTTCTGATCCTGGTGTGAGTGAGTCACGGtgcaggtgggtgggtggctgggcaGGCTGCAGAGCCCATTTCCTTCCTTGCTACAACCCAGCGTGACCCAGTGGGGGGATGGCGTGAAGGTCGAGGGGGAGAGGAGCTGTTAGAGCGCGGTCTGGGTGTGCATGTTTCAGCGCTTTCATgctttctgtgtgtttgtttctgtggTAAACTCCAAACAGATGTCTCTAGTTTGGCTACACCCGATCAGCTGGAAGTTGTAATAAGATGCTGCCAAAACTGTGCCTTCtgcaaattatattttccttttgccCCTTCGGGCCTCTCTTCCTGTGTTGCAGAAATGGATCTCACTCCTGGCCTTCCCTGGTGTCCTGAGGCcactttgctttgttttcatcATAAATATGTTCTGAGCAGCTAGGCCCAGAAATCCTAAGGAGTCTGGAATTCACTGGAACCATAGAGGAAAGGGGGGTGAAAGATTTTCTTCTTATTAACAGGAATGGCTCAGGCATAGAACtatctttaagaaagaaaagcaaaggggGCAAGtggaaaatatgtgtatatatatatatatatattttttttttttttttgagacggagtttcactcttgtcaccaaggctggagtgcaatggtgcaatctcagctcaccgcaacctccacctcctgggttcaagtgattctcctgcctcagcctcccaagtagctgggattacaggcatgtgccacaacgcctggctaatcttgtatttttagtagagatggggtttctccatgttggtcaggctggtttcaaactcccaacctcaggtgatttgcccacctcagcctaccaaagtgcggggattacaggtgtgagccagtgtacCCGGCTGagtggaaaacattaaaaaaaaaaaaatcagtcttaaGGGCCTTAGGACAAGGTCCAGGCCTTTGAATCTATTATATTTTGGCTTGGTTGTGAGTCCCGATCCCTCTCCCTGAATACCTGAGATACACATCATTGAATGACATTAAAAACCCCAGCTAGAGAGAGGTCAGGAAAGTCCGGTCTCAGCCCACTCACCCATCCCAGCCCTTCCACACCAGTGCGCTCACCTGATAAGCAGACGGCTGTGTGGGCCATCACTAGCCTGCGTGACTAGATTTCACATTTGAAATTATTCCCATGCATAGCCAAGTTCCTCTGCTGTTTGAAACTGATGAAGAGATGAGACAGAGTGAAGACAATATGGCTAATACTTGGGAGGCAGGACAGGGTCTGTGTGTCTTCATTCTTATCTAGTTTAAGTGTCCTGTGAGAATGCCAATATTGGCTTTCATCTGTGACTGATAGGCATGTGGTGATTGGTCCAAAAGTTCAGGCAAATAGCGTTGAAACCAACACCATCAATAAATATAAAGCAGCCATCTCTTTAAAGTCTGATATTTCCTCTTATGTGATTTATAAATAGGAAGGGGAGCTTGAAggttgaggaggaggaagaagaaaataagcagAGGCTGGAAAGAGCCAGCTCCCTTCCTCCCCGTCTGTTTCCTccccctctcttcttcctcccctctgCTTTTTGGCATCGATCCCCACTGCACCTCGGAGCTCTGACTGATGTAATTCTAGAAGAGATGTGAAGGTGACACGTGATTCACCTCTTCTTACTTCTCAGTCTTCCAGGGATGACATCACTAGAGTAAGAAGAGATgttttgaatgaaaataaaagaaagacccTAAAACTACTTTGCTGCTGGAGCTCAGAGGGAAAAGAATGGAGCGACAAAAGCAAAGCTAAGTCATTAGATAAAATACACCTTCCAGAAAACACCTGAAGTCTGGTTTACTCAacatatttagtttttctttcctgCAAACTGAGGCTCCTGTTTCTCCATGACTTGACCTGATGGTACTTTAAATGCAGTGAGAcactttccacattctttcccagCCTAGGTAATCCTCCGTGTTCAACAATGCAGCATCGACTGCATGAAAAACACAGTGACTTCCGGCGGCACGCGGTCCTCCAGGGGTGGCAGCGTGAGTCCGGGAGGAGGCATTCATCAACTCCTCACAGCACAAACATCCCATGTTCACTTCTATCATCTGCTGCAATGTAAGCAGGAAGGTGGGAGGGGTAAAATGGCATAAAATAAACAATAGTATTTCTACCCTCCCAACTATTACAGCTTCAGAGAACCCCCtccacacacgtgtgtgtgcacatacatggTTTCCCTAAAGAAACACCTCTCACTGCCCCACAGTCAGCAGAACAGATTTTACACAAATTAGAAAGGCTCTGTTATACTAAGAAAGCACAATTCCCTCCCAAGGGACAGAGCTGTTTTTGAGGGTTCTGCTTGTGAATAGAGAGAGAACTGGTTGGAAGAATCTACCCCTGGCACCATATTGGAGATTTAAAAATCTCCTTGTAGTTGCCAAGGATCATGAGAAACATAGAAATTCTATTAGGAGCAAGTTGCCGTCTTTTTAAACAGGATTTAGTACTTTAATAAGCAGAACTCTTTCCTCTGTGTGGTATGCATCAGTAGTCCCAGCATCTGCTGGTAAGTGATGCATGACAGAGCTAGAAATGTGCACGGACTGCTGGGGTAGGAGCCATGGCTGACACATGGGGAACTACTCAGGGCTCCAGGCAGCCAGGAGCGTGCTCGGCCCAGGGCGCTCTGCACTCTCTGCTCCAGGCTTGTTGCACATGTCCACTGTCTTAGTCcgtttagtgttgctataaaggaatacccaaggctgggtaattatttatttatttatttatttatttatttatttatttattttgagacagagtttcactcttgttgcccaggctacagtgcaatggcctgatcttggctcaccgcaaccttcacctcctgggttcaagtgattctcctgcctcagcctcccaagtagctgggaatataggcgccctccacctcgcccagctaattttgtattttttttttttagtagagacgggatttcaccatgttcatcaggctggtcttgaactcctgacctcaaatgatccacccaccttggcctcccaaagtgctgggattacaggcatgagccaccatgcctggcaaggctgggttaatttataaaggaaagaggtttatttggctcaaggttctgcaggctgtacaagaagcgtGGTGCCAGCTTCTgctctggtgaggcctcaggctgcttccgcTCATGGCAGGAGGTAAACTGGAGCAGGAATCAAATGGcaagaggaaggaagcaagggagggggagaagggcAGTGCCAGGCTCTTTTGGACAACCTGCTCTCAAGTGAGTGAGAGAGAAATCACT is a window encoding:
- the FAM43A gene encoding protein FAM43A; the encoded protein is MLPWKKHKFELLAEAPPRQASKPKGYAVSLHYSALSSLARACPEGALSRVGNMFRSKRKKLHITSEDPTYTVLYLGNATTIQARGDGCTDLAVGKIWSKSEAGRQGTKMKLTVSAQGIRMVHAEERALRRPGHLYLLHRVTYCVADARLPKVFAWVYRHELKHKAVMLRCHAVLVSKPEKAQAMALLLYQTSANALAEFKRLKRRDDARHQQQELVGAHTIPLVPLRKLLLHGPCCYKPPVERSRSAPKLGSITEDLLGEQQEQELQEEEEEEEEPPEVCPEEEENRAAEGDPAEEEAEAQRALVVAMHFECGDLLDTLENGRGEALGGCGGSLGPGAGPPPLLLGSASDMKAELSQLISDLGELSFGNDVRTLQADLRVTRLLSGDSTGSESSIEGGGPDATSATAGDSSGQADGASADEPHSG
- the LOC134761095 gene encoding uncharacterized protein LOC134761095, whose amino-acid sequence is MQGKENERGVENVRKKARSARSPNTHNPQDWGQNPRKLYSECAQGPVLPTSEGCWRRKAPRLGWSQSQQLAQSAVGCWVRLAAAGPAQQSRGASLHLRSAGRRGLALRPLSVRAGLAETALGSEGRGRAWPGPGTAATSFLPSEAVSSSAPGLSTVCCPPLQRALSGAASGDQLACLTSLPSGRKISGKYRPARTIRRAGTGEEQRRGSVLGSDSGRIPGFLKGPGDSHWSRERGDRSSPPITSQIHQHLFCLWKSLGPGVTPQQKDLNPDTPSPRLNCNSLNT